Proteins encoded in a region of the Pseudomonas viciae genome:
- a CDS encoding Lrp/AsnC family transcriptional regulator, whose product MTSSSLARRLIDQFQHGMPLCAEPYRAMADALGCSEAQVLECLQHLQVAGTLSRVGPVFEHTRAGASTLAALAVPEDRLHQVAARVSQYPEVNHNYAREHRYNLWFVLTGPDRAHLDNILQELESDTGLTPLDLPMLTAYRIDLGFALEATP is encoded by the coding sequence ATGACATCGAGTTCACTGGCCCGGCGCCTGATCGATCAATTCCAGCACGGCATGCCGCTGTGCGCCGAACCCTATCGGGCCATGGCCGATGCCCTGGGCTGCAGCGAGGCGCAAGTGCTCGAATGCCTGCAACACCTGCAAGTGGCCGGCACCTTGTCGCGAGTCGGCCCGGTGTTCGAACACACCCGGGCCGGCGCCAGCACCCTCGCCGCCCTGGCGGTGCCCGAGGACCGCTTGCATCAAGTCGCGGCGCGCGTCAGCCAATACCCGGAAGTGAATCACAACTACGCCCGGGAACATCGCTACAACCTCTGGTTCGTGCTGACCGGCCCTGACCGCGCACACCTGGACAACATTCTCCAGGAGCTGGAAAGCGACACCGGCCTCACACCACTGGACCTGCCCATGCTGACCGCCTACCGCATCGACCTGGGCTTTGCCCTGGAGGCCACCCCATGA
- a CDS encoding cbb3-type cytochrome c oxidase subunit I — MSMANPHLKFASQAVAKPYFVFALMLFLGQVLFGLIMGLQYVVGDFLFPLIPFNVARMVHTNLLIVWLLFGFMGAAYYLIPEEADRELHSPKLALVLFWVFAAAGVATILGYLSVPYATLAKFTGNDLLPTMGREFLEQPTITKMGIVVVCLGFLYNIGMTLLKGRKTTVSMVMMTGLIGLAVFFLFSFYNPENLARDKFYWWWVVHLWVEGVWELIMGSMLAFVLIKITGVDREVVEKWLYVIIAMALITGIIGTGHHFFWIGAPEVWLWVGSIFSALEPLPFLAMVVFAFSMVKNRRRQHPNRAATLWAKGTTVTAFFGAGVWGFLHTLAPVNYYTHGSQLTAAHGHLAFYGAYAMIVMTLISYAMPRLRGLGEAADERSQRLEIWGFWLMTLSMVMITLFLTAAGVVQVWLQRWMADGSALPFMATMDHLKPLFWARLVSGVGFLAGLLCYLFSFRQRGRAALRAPAAVVPS, encoded by the coding sequence ATGAGCATGGCTAATCCGCATCTGAAATTCGCCTCGCAGGCCGTCGCCAAACCTTACTTCGTGTTTGCCCTGATGCTGTTCCTGGGGCAAGTGCTGTTCGGTTTGATCATGGGCTTGCAATACGTGGTCGGCGACTTTCTGTTCCCGCTGATTCCCTTCAACGTGGCCCGCATGGTCCACACCAATCTGCTGATCGTCTGGCTGCTGTTTGGCTTCATGGGCGCGGCGTATTACCTGATTCCGGAGGAGGCTGATCGAGAGCTGCACAGCCCGAAACTGGCGCTCGTGCTGTTTTGGGTGTTCGCCGCCGCGGGTGTGGCGACGATCCTGGGTTACCTCTCGGTGCCTTATGCGACGCTGGCGAAATTCACCGGCAACGACTTGCTGCCGACCATGGGCCGTGAGTTCCTGGAGCAACCGACCATCACCAAGATGGGCATCGTCGTGGTGTGCCTGGGGTTCCTCTACAACATCGGCATGACCCTGCTCAAGGGGCGCAAAACCACGGTCAGCATGGTGATGATGACCGGGTTGATCGGCCTGGCAGTGTTCTTCCTGTTCTCCTTCTACAACCCGGAAAACCTCGCCCGTGACAAGTTCTACTGGTGGTGGGTGGTGCATCTTTGGGTGGAAGGTGTCTGGGAACTGATCATGGGTTCGATGCTCGCTTTTGTCCTGATCAAAATCACCGGCGTGGACCGCGAAGTGGTCGAGAAATGGCTCTACGTGATCATCGCCATGGCGCTGATTACCGGGATCATTGGTACCGGTCACCACTTCTTCTGGATCGGCGCACCCGAGGTCTGGTTGTGGGTCGGCTCGATCTTCTCGGCGTTGGAACCGTTACCGTTCCTGGCGATGGTGGTGTTCGCCTTCAGCATGGTGAAAAACCGTCGTCGGCAACACCCGAATCGCGCCGCCACGTTGTGGGCCAAGGGCACCACGGTCACCGCGTTCTTCGGTGCGGGCGTCTGGGGGTTCCTGCACACCCTGGCCCCGGTCAACTACTACACCCACGGTTCGCAACTGACCGCGGCCCACGGTCACCTGGCTTTCTACGGTGCCTACGCGATGATCGTGATGACGTTGATCAGCTACGCCATGCCACGCTTGCGTGGGCTGGGTGAAGCGGCAGATGAGCGTTCCCAGCGGTTGGAAATCTGGGGCTTCTGGTTGATGACCCTGTCGATGGTAATGATCACCTTGTTCCTCACCGCCGCCGGTGTCGTCCAGGTGTGGTTGCAACGCTGGATGGCGGACGGTAGTGCCTTGCCGTTCATGGCCACGATGGATCATTTGAAGCCGCTGTTCTGGGCGCGGCTGGTCAGTGGCGTGGGGTTCCTGGCGGGGTTGCTCTGCTACCTGTTCAGCTTCCGCCAGCGTGGCCGTGCGGCCTTGCGCGCACCGGCGGCGGTGGTGCCGTCGTGA
- a CDS encoding cytochrome c oxidase subunit 3 family protein, producing the protein MSTSAETAITPRRLPGDLAMWFFILAELSVFALLILAFAVAQMLHPQMFSEGRQLLDRSTGLAMTLSLLTAGLFAALAQEQVRQDRPGRGALFLSVALLLACGYVGIKLTEYAHLLASGLGMEHNTFFTLYWILTAFHFLHVLLGMVILGWLAEGCRRRRYDSQRYSGLESGVLYWHMVDLVWVLLFPLVYILD; encoded by the coding sequence ATGTCCACTTCGGCTGAAACCGCTATCACACCCCGGCGTTTGCCGGGGGACTTGGCGATGTGGTTTTTCATCCTCGCCGAGTTGTCAGTGTTTGCACTGTTGATCCTGGCGTTCGCCGTCGCCCAGATGTTGCACCCGCAGATGTTCAGTGAAGGCAGGCAGTTGCTGGACCGTTCCACGGGGCTGGCGATGACCCTCAGCCTGCTGACCGCCGGGCTGTTCGCCGCCCTGGCCCAGGAGCAGGTCAGGCAGGACCGGCCGGGTCGAGGTGCGCTGTTTTTGTCTGTGGCGTTGTTGCTTGCCTGTGGCTATGTGGGGATCAAGCTCACTGAGTACGCCCATCTGTTGGCGAGCGGCCTGGGCATGGAGCACAACACCTTCTTCACCTTGTACTGGATCCTCACGGCGTTTCATTTCCTGCACGTGCTGCTGGGCATGGTGATTCTCGGTTGGCTGGCCGAGGGTTGTCGGCGCCGTCGTTATGATTCACAGCGCTACAGCGGGCTGGAATCCGGCGTGCTGTATTGGCACATGGTGGATCTGGTCTGGGTGCTGTTGTTTCCGTTGGTCTACATCCTTGATTGA
- a CDS encoding c-type cytochrome yields the protein MERHRSATLMTTLLFVFSSCVLADPDHQRQVQLQHLLEQDCGACHGLYMTGGLGPALTRDALAGKSRDNLIATVTLGRPGSAMPAWAPLLGPDDIRWLVDRLLQGKPAS from the coding sequence ATGGAACGACACCGCTCTGCAACCTTGATGACCACCCTCCTCTTTGTTTTCTCCTCCTGTGTGCTGGCCGATCCCGACCACCAGCGCCAGGTGCAACTGCAACACCTGTTGGAACAGGATTGTGGCGCCTGCCACGGCCTGTACATGACCGGCGGCCTCGGCCCAGCCCTGACCCGTGATGCCCTGGCCGGAAAATCCCGAGACAACCTCATCGCCACCGTCACCCTGGGGCGGCCCGGCAGTGCCATGCCCGCTTGGGCGCCGCTGCTCGGCCCCGACGATATCCGCTGGCTGGTGGACCGGCTCCTTCAAGGAAAACCCGCCTCATGA
- a CDS encoding c-type cytochrome — MSDTFTKGMARNIYFGGSVFFFLIFLALTYHTEQTFPERSNQAQLSESVIRGKGVWERNNCIGCHTLLGEGAYFAPELGNVVNRRGGEEAFKPFLQAWMKMQPLNVPGRRAMPQFNLSEQEVDDIAEFLKWSSKINTNGWPPNKEG; from the coding sequence ATGTCAGATACCTTCACCAAAGGCATGGCCAGGAATATTTATTTCGGGGGAAGCGTGTTCTTTTTCCTGATATTCCTGGCCCTGACCTACCACACGGAACAGACCTTTCCAGAGCGCAGCAACCAGGCGCAATTGAGCGAATCGGTGATACGCGGCAAGGGCGTCTGGGAGCGCAACAACTGCATCGGCTGCCATACCCTGCTGGGCGAGGGTGCGTACTTTGCGCCGGAGCTGGGCAATGTGGTCAACCGTCGCGGTGGCGAGGAAGCCTTCAAGCCGTTCCTGCAGGCCTGGATGAAAATGCAGCCGCTGAACGTCCCGGGCCGTCGGGCCATGCCGCAGTTCAACCTGAGCGAGCAGGAAGTCGACGACATCGCCGAGTTCCTCAAGTGGAGTTCGAAAATCAATACCAATGGCTGGCCGCCAAACAAGGAGGGCTGA
- a CDS encoding protein DnrP, producing the protein MNAQPVCLYCQQANPTDESECRQCGMPLPAEAALAGERRLRRFGWFCVGLTIFCIVMFFWLPRSIV; encoded by the coding sequence ATGAACGCACAGCCCGTCTGCCTGTATTGCCAACAGGCTAATCCCACCGATGAAAGCGAATGTCGCCAGTGCGGCATGCCCCTGCCGGCCGAAGCTGCGTTGGCCGGCGAGCGTCGGCTGCGGCGCTTCGGCTGGTTCTGTGTCGGGCTGACGATCTTCTGCATCGTCATGTTCTTCTGGCTGCCCCGCAGCATCGTCTGA
- a CDS encoding cytochrome D1 domain-containing protein: MLISHKKSWALRVTALCTALVAPHAFADQTAAPEQPRVVKSEGAPDLSQADFDSAKEIYFQRCAGCHGVLRKGATGKPLTPDITQARGQPYLEALITYGSAAGMPNWGTSNALSKDQITVMAKFIQHTPPTPPEWGMAETLKTWKVLVKPEDRPTRQLNSLNLQNLFSVTLRDDGKIALIDGDSKKIVKLIDTGYAVHISRISASGRYLLVIGRDAKIDMIDLWPKEPTKVAEIKVGIEARSVETSKFKGYEDKYTIAGSYWPPQFTIMDGETLEPKQIVSTRGMTVDTQQYHPEPRVAAIIASHEWPEFIVNVKETGKVMLVNYQDIKNLTITSIDAAPFLHDGGWDSSHRYFMTAANNSNKVAVIDSKERKLTALVDVGKTPHPGRGANFNHPLYGPVWATSHLGDAGVSLIGTDPVKHPQYAWKQVGSLQGQGGGSLFIKTHPESRHLYVDTTLSPDAKLSQSVAVFNIDKLDAGYTVLPIAEYAGIKKGALRVVQPEYNKAGDEVWFSVWSGQEDESALVVIDDKTLKVKNVIKDKRLITPTGKFNVYNTQHDIY; this comes from the coding sequence ATGCTGATCAGCCACAAAAAATCGTGGGCCCTGAGGGTCACGGCGCTGTGTACAGCGCTGGTCGCCCCCCACGCCTTCGCCGACCAAACCGCTGCGCCGGAGCAACCCCGCGTGGTCAAGAGCGAAGGCGCGCCGGACCTGAGCCAGGCCGACTTCGACTCGGCCAAGGAAATCTATTTCCAACGCTGCGCCGGCTGCCACGGCGTACTACGCAAGGGCGCCACCGGCAAGCCGCTGACACCCGACATCACCCAGGCACGCGGCCAGCCATACCTGGAGGCGCTGATCACCTATGGCTCGGCCGCCGGCATGCCGAACTGGGGCACCTCCAATGCCCTGAGCAAAGACCAGATCACGGTGATGGCCAAGTTCATTCAGCACACCCCGCCGACGCCGCCGGAATGGGGCATGGCCGAAACCCTCAAGACCTGGAAAGTGCTGGTCAAGCCTGAGGACCGGCCGACCCGGCAACTCAACTCACTCAACCTGCAAAACCTGTTTTCAGTGACCCTGCGCGACGACGGCAAGATTGCCTTGATCGACGGCGACAGCAAGAAAATCGTCAAGCTGATCGACACCGGTTACGCCGTGCACATTTCGCGCATCTCGGCCTCGGGTCGCTACCTGCTGGTGATCGGTCGGGACGCCAAGATCGACATGATCGACCTGTGGCCGAAAGAACCGACCAAGGTTGCGGAAATCAAGGTGGGCATCGAGGCCCGCTCGGTGGAAACCTCCAAGTTCAAGGGCTACGAAGACAAATACACCATCGCCGGTTCCTACTGGCCGCCGCAGTTCACCATCATGGACGGCGAGACCCTGGAGCCCAAGCAGATCGTCTCGACCCGTGGCATGACCGTCGACACCCAGCAATACCACCCGGAACCTCGGGTCGCGGCCATCATCGCCTCCCACGAGTGGCCGGAGTTCATCGTCAACGTCAAGGAAACCGGCAAGGTGATGCTGGTCAACTACCAGGACATCAAGAACCTCACCATCACCAGCATCGACGCCGCGCCGTTCCTGCACGACGGCGGTTGGGACAGCAGCCATCGCTACTTCATGACGGCGGCCAACAACTCCAACAAAGTCGCGGTGATCGACTCCAAGGAACGCAAGCTCACCGCCCTGGTGGACGTAGGCAAGACCCCGCATCCGGGACGCGGCGCCAACTTCAACCACCCGCTCTACGGACCGGTCTGGGCCACCAGCCACTTGGGCGACGCCGGGGTTTCGCTGATCGGCACCGACCCGGTCAAACACCCGCAATACGCCTGGAAGCAGGTCGGCTCGCTGCAGGGCCAAGGTGGCGGTTCGCTGTTCATCAAGACCCACCCCGAATCCCGTCACCTGTATGTCGACACCACCCTCAGCCCCGACGCCAAGCTCAGCCAGTCGGTAGCGGTATTCAACATCGACAAGCTCGACGCCGGCTACACCGTGCTGCCGATTGCCGAGTACGCCGGTATCAAGAAAGGCGCGTTGCGCGTGGTCCAGCCGGAATACAACAAGGCCGGCGATGAGGTCTGGTTCTCGGTCTGGAGTGGCCAGGAAGACGAGTCGGCGCTGGTGGTGATCGACGACAAGACCCTCAAGGTCAAGAACGTGATCAAGGACAAGCGCCTGATCACCCCGACCGGGAAATTCAACGTCTACAACACCCAACACGACATCTATTGA
- a CDS encoding nitric oxide reductase activation protein NorD, with translation MAFTLELEEWVGSVWHRFITRRASVDFPEARVELIPRQRALQVLFRATGGALHLGVEAVSDRDLLLRRNLLQQIAGTCKQVPLAWCDGDNLRLPANLAAFPDIGLNEELYRWLALLAAQSGPMRHWGRDNQRWTQAVLKRYPALRARYRRLVEAHLSLRPDPATLNPAEAALERALCQALREPGSVEHFPRSERAAWPLPLWLYPPQHLANPQAAELEESDQYLATPPGEQQGGRKRAERIDETSRDGGLLIVRLENLFSWTEHVDLDRWADDSEDPDAARVAEDLDQLTLSRTRLRKGGGLKLHLDLPPADLDDIPLGEGILLPEWDYRKQRLQDDFVSVQTFIPRDCEPQPLPSRLRPSAQRLRRQFEHLRNDRQWLRQQTQGSELDLQAWLDFHVERQHGRCSERGLFMEQRQTRRDLACLLLADLSMSTDAHLNDEHRVIDVIRDSLLLFGETLSVLGDDFALYGFSSLRRQQVRMHELKAFNQRYDDHTRGRIQGLKPGYYTRMGAAIRQATQRLEGCKRRRKLLLLLSDGKPNDLDLYEGRYGVEDTRQAVLEARRQGLTPFCITIDREAGDYLPYMFGANGYTLIRQPEQLPLRLPQLYRQLTQD, from the coding sequence ATGGCATTCACCCTGGAGCTGGAAGAATGGGTCGGCAGTGTCTGGCACCGTTTCATCACCCGCCGCGCCAGCGTCGATTTTCCCGAGGCACGGGTCGAGCTGATTCCTCGGCAACGCGCCCTGCAGGTATTGTTTCGCGCCACCGGCGGTGCGCTTCACCTGGGTGTGGAGGCCGTCAGCGACCGCGATCTGCTGCTGCGCCGCAACCTGTTGCAGCAGATCGCCGGCACCTGCAAGCAAGTGCCCCTGGCCTGGTGCGATGGCGACAACCTGCGTTTGCCAGCGAACCTGGCGGCGTTTCCCGATATCGGGCTGAACGAGGAGCTGTATCGCTGGCTTGCGTTGCTGGCCGCGCAATCGGGGCCGATGCGGCACTGGGGGCGGGACAATCAGCGCTGGACGCAAGCAGTATTGAAGCGCTACCCGGCGCTGCGCGCTCGTTACCGGCGGCTGGTGGAAGCGCATTTGTCCCTGCGCCCCGATCCCGCCACGCTCAACCCAGCCGAAGCCGCCCTGGAGCGCGCGCTGTGCCAAGCCTTGCGCGAACCAGGCAGTGTCGAGCATTTTCCACGCAGTGAACGGGCCGCCTGGCCATTGCCGCTGTGGCTGTATCCGCCGCAGCATCTGGCCAATCCCCAGGCAGCCGAGCTTGAAGAGTCCGACCAATACCTGGCGACGCCGCCGGGTGAGCAGCAGGGCGGGCGCAAGCGCGCTGAGCGCATCGACGAAACCAGTCGTGACGGTGGCTTGCTGATCGTGCGCCTGGAGAACCTGTTCAGCTGGACCGAACACGTGGACCTGGATCGCTGGGCGGACGACAGCGAAGACCCGGACGCCGCCCGGGTGGCCGAAGATTTGGACCAATTGACCCTGTCACGTACCCGCTTGCGCAAGGGCGGCGGCCTGAAGCTGCACCTGGACCTGCCGCCGGCCGATTTGGATGACATCCCCTTGGGCGAGGGCATCCTGTTGCCCGAATGGGACTACCGCAAGCAACGGCTGCAGGATGATTTCGTCAGCGTACAGACCTTCATTCCCCGGGACTGCGAGCCGCAGCCGCTGCCATCGCGCCTGCGCCCCTCGGCCCAGCGCTTGCGTCGCCAATTCGAACACCTGCGTAACGATCGACAATGGCTGCGCCAGCAAACCCAGGGCTCGGAACTGGACCTGCAAGCCTGGCTGGATTTTCACGTCGAGCGCCAGCACGGCCGATGCAGCGAGCGCGGCCTGTTCATGGAACAACGCCAGACCCGCCGCGACCTGGCCTGCCTGCTGTTGGCGGACCTGTCGATGTCCACCGATGCCCACCTCAACGACGAACACCGGGTGATCGATGTGATCCGCGACAGCCTGTTGCTGTTCGGTGAAACCCTGTCGGTGCTGGGCGACGATTTTGCTTTGTACGGGTTCTCCTCACTGCGGCGTCAACAGGTGCGGATGCATGAACTGAAGGCGTTCAACCAGCGCTACGACGACCACACCCGGGGCCGGATCCAGGGGCTCAAACCCGGTTATTACACACGCATGGGGGCGGCGATTCGCCAAGCCACGCAACGGTTGGAGGGCTGCAAGCGGCGGCGCAAATTGTTGCTGCTGCTCAGTGACGGCAAGCCCAATGACTTGGACCTCTACGAAGGGCGTTACGGCGTGGAAGACACTCGCCAAGCGGTGCTCGAGGCCCGGCGCCAAGGGCTGACGCCGTTCTGCATCACTATTGATCGCGAGGCGGGGGATTATCTGCCGTACATGTTCGGGGCCAACGGCTACACCTTGATTCGTCAGCCCGAACAACTGCCGCTGCGGCTGCCGCAGTTGTACCGGCAATTGACGCAGGATTGA
- a CDS encoding Lrp/AsnC family transcriptional regulator: protein MNIPLNEQQLLTLRRLLEAGLPLAARPFQVLAEQIDASEQHVLEQMQAWHEQGLFRRVGLVVNHRALGFAANAMLVLDVPDALVDEVGRRLGQAPGISLCYQRPRRLPQWQYNLFCMIHGRQRDRVEAQVQALLQEHLLDDLPHQLLFSTHLFKQCGGRFAPPAGACLNG, encoded by the coding sequence ATGAACATCCCCTTGAACGAGCAACAGTTACTGACGCTACGCCGCCTGCTGGAAGCCGGCCTGCCCCTGGCCGCACGGCCCTTCCAGGTCCTGGCCGAGCAGATCGATGCCAGCGAGCAACACGTCCTCGAACAGATGCAGGCTTGGCATGAACAAGGCCTGTTCCGGCGCGTCGGCCTGGTGGTCAACCATCGCGCTTTGGGTTTCGCCGCCAACGCCATGCTGGTGCTGGATGTGCCGGACGCACTGGTCGATGAAGTCGGTCGTCGCCTGGGCCAGGCGCCGGGCATCAGCCTTTGCTATCAACGGCCGCGGCGCTTGCCCCAGTGGCAATACAACCTGTTCTGCATGATCCACGGGCGCCAGCGTGACCGCGTGGAAGCCCAGGTCCAGGCGTTGCTGCAAGAGCATTTGCTCGACGACCTGCCCCACCAGTTGTTGTTCAGCACGCACCTGTTCAAGCAATGCGGCGGGCGCTTCGCCCCACCGGCCGGAGCCTGCCTCAATGGATGA
- a CDS encoding Lrp/AsnC family transcriptional regulator, which translates to MDDLDRRLINRLQLGLPLVRHPWQALARELDSSSSELLDRLHELLNDGVLTRFGPMFDIDRLGGAFTLAALAVPEPRFDTVAELLGAMPEVAHNYRREHTWNMWFVLACPSEQAISDTLTRIEHLTGLVPLNLPKEETYHVGLYFPV; encoded by the coding sequence ATGGATGACCTCGACCGTCGCCTGATCAACCGCCTGCAACTGGGCCTGCCACTGGTGCGGCATCCCTGGCAGGCCCTGGCCCGCGAACTGGACAGCAGTAGCAGCGAATTGCTCGACCGCCTGCACGAATTGCTCAACGACGGCGTCCTCACCCGCTTCGGTCCGATGTTCGACATCGATCGCCTGGGCGGCGCCTTCACCCTGGCGGCGCTGGCGGTGCCCGAGCCGCGTTTCGACACCGTCGCCGAGCTGCTTGGGGCCATGCCCGAGGTGGCCCACAACTACCGCCGCGAACACACCTGGAACATGTGGTTCGTGCTCGCCTGCCCCAGCGAACAAGCCATCAGCGACACCCTGACGCGCATCGAGCATCTGACCGGCCTGGTGCCGCTGAACCTGCCCAAAGAGGAGACCTACCATGTCGGCCTGTATTTCCCGGTCTGA
- a CDS encoding cytochrome C oxidase subunit IV family protein, with protein MSASRVLIVCWMALAVLSSATVALGQAAATGLVSIAILTVAVAKAWLIADGFMELHHAPRLWRRLVLSWAVVLASVIGIVITSAV; from the coding sequence ATGTCGGCTTCTCGTGTTCTGATCGTTTGTTGGATGGCGCTGGCGGTGTTGAGCAGCGCCACCGTGGCCCTGGGCCAGGCAGCCGCCACCGGACTGGTTTCCATCGCCATATTGACGGTGGCGGTGGCCAAGGCCTGGTTGATCGCCGACGGCTTCATGGAACTGCACCATGCGCCGCGCCTGTGGCGGCGGTTGGTACTGAGCTGGGCGGTGGTGCTGGCGAGCGTGATAGGGATCGTCATCACATCCGCGGTCTGA
- a CDS encoding c-type cytochrome: MKPILIALALTAAYSLPALAQDGPTLFKSKPCAACHSIDTKVVGPALKEVAAKNAGVAGAQDLLAKHIKEGTQGNWGPMPMPANPVTDEEAKILAAWVLSLK, translated from the coding sequence ATGAAGCCTATTCTGATTGCCTTGGCCCTGACGGCCGCCTACAGCCTACCGGCGCTGGCACAAGACGGCCCGACGCTGTTCAAGAGCAAACCCTGCGCAGCCTGCCATTCCATCGATACCAAGGTGGTTGGCCCGGCGCTCAAGGAAGTGGCGGCGAAAAACGCCGGCGTCGCTGGCGCGCAGGACCTGCTCGCCAAGCACATCAAGGAGGGTACGCAAGGCAACTGGGGACCGATGCCGATGCCGGCCAACCCAGTGACCGATGAAGAAGCCAAGATCCTGGCTGCGTGGGTGTTGAGCCTTAAATAA
- a CDS encoding CbbQ/NirQ/NorQ/GpvN family protein, which produces MNTLHTLQHPDEPFYQPQDNEQALFEQAWHHGMPVLIKGPTGCGKTRFVQHMAHRLKLPLYTVACHDDLSAADLIGRHLIGAQGTWWQDGPLTRAVREGGICYLDEVVEARQDTAVVLHPLADDRRQLYLERTGEVLQAPRSFMLVVSYNPGYQNLLKGMKPSTRQRFVAMRFGYPAVADEERIVAREAGVDMALAAQVVRLGQALRRLDQHDLEEVASTRLLIFAARMIGSGMGPRQACLACLAEPLSDDPQTVAALMDVVDVHFG; this is translated from the coding sequence ATGAACACTCTCCATACCTTGCAGCACCCGGACGAACCCTTTTATCAACCTCAGGACAACGAACAGGCGCTGTTCGAACAGGCCTGGCATCACGGCATGCCGGTGCTGATCAAAGGCCCCACCGGGTGTGGCAAGACCCGTTTTGTCCAGCACATGGCCCACCGTCTGAAACTGCCGCTGTACACCGTGGCCTGCCACGATGACTTGAGCGCGGCCGACCTGATCGGCCGTCACCTGATCGGCGCCCAGGGCACCTGGTGGCAGGACGGGCCATTGACCCGGGCGGTGCGCGAGGGAGGCATCTGTTACCTGGACGAGGTGGTCGAAGCGCGGCAGGACACGGCGGTGGTGCTGCACCCACTGGCCGATGATCGGCGGCAGTTGTATCTGGAGCGCACGGGCGAAGTGCTCCAGGCGCCGCGGTCCTTCATGCTGGTGGTGTCTTACAACCCCGGTTACCAGAACCTGCTCAAAGGCATGAAGCCCAGCACCCGCCAGCGTTTCGTGGCGATGCGCTTTGGTTATCCGGCTGTTGCCGATGAAGAACGTATCGTTGCCCGTGAGGCCGGCGTTGATATGGCCCTGGCAGCCCAGGTGGTGCGACTGGGGCAGGCACTGCGCCGGCTCGATCAGCATGATCTGGAGGAGGTCGCTTCCACGCGCTTGCTGATTTTTGCGGCGCGCATGATCGGTTCCGGTATGGGCCCGCGACAGGCCTGTCTGGCGTGCCTGGCCGAGCCCTTGAGTGATGACCCGCAGACGGTTGCCGCGTTGATGGATGTGGTCGATGTCCACTTCGGCTGA
- a CDS encoding cytochrome D1 domain-containing protein: MIRSLLSLTATALLLSACAQTPLRGTGDLGVVVERATGSLQIIESDTRTALARVEGLGDLSHASVVFSRDQRYAYVFGRDGGLSKVDLLTAHIDRRIIQGGNSIGGAISQDGKLIAVSNYEPGGVKVFDAQTLAQVADIPATPLPDGKKRSRVVGLVDAPGQRFVFSLFDTGEIWTADFSQGHTPRIERFTAIGQQPYDALITPDGRYYMAGLFGEDGMAQLDLWHPEHGVKRVLGQYGRGEARLPVYKMPHLEGWALADQQAFVPAVGHHQVLVMDASNWQQRDAIAVAGQPVFVTARPDGRQLWVNFAYPDNDRVQVIDTQTHAIVADLRPGPAVLHMEFTARGDQLWLSARDGAEVQVWDPYRLERLGSLPALSPSGIFFSSRAHKPGY, from the coding sequence ATGATCCGTTCTCTATTGTCCCTTACAGCCACCGCCCTGCTGCTCTCGGCTTGCGCCCAGACACCGCTGCGCGGCACCGGCGATCTCGGCGTGGTGGTGGAGCGCGCCACCGGCAGCCTGCAAATCATCGAAAGCGACACCCGCACCGCCCTCGCCCGCGTTGAGGGACTGGGGGATCTGTCTCACGCCTCGGTGGTGTTCTCCCGTGACCAGCGTTATGCCTATGTGTTCGGCCGCGATGGCGGCTTGAGCAAGGTTGACCTGCTCACCGCACACATCGACCGGCGCATTATCCAGGGCGGCAACAGCATCGGTGGCGCGATCAGTCAGGACGGCAAACTGATCGCGGTGTCCAACTACGAGCCCGGCGGCGTCAAGGTGTTCGATGCCCAGACCTTGGCACAGGTCGCTGACATTCCGGCCACGCCTTTGCCTGACGGCAAGAAACGTTCACGAGTGGTCGGTCTGGTGGACGCCCCGGGGCAGCGCTTCGTGTTCAGCCTGTTCGACACCGGCGAAATCTGGACCGCCGACTTCAGCCAGGGCCACACGCCGCGCATCGAACGTTTCACCGCCATCGGCCAGCAACCCTACGACGCGTTGATCACCCCAGACGGGCGTTATTACATGGCCGGGCTGTTCGGTGAGGACGGTATGGCGCAACTCGATCTCTGGCACCCGGAACACGGCGTGAAACGGGTGCTGGGGCAATACGGACGCGGCGAGGCCCGCCTCCCGGTGTACAAGATGCCCCATCTGGAAGGCTGGGCCCTGGCCGACCAACAAGCCTTCGTGCCCGCCGTCGGCCATCACCAGGTGTTGGTGATGGACGCGAGCAACTGGCAGCAGCGCGATGCCATCGCCGTGGCCGGCCAGCCAGTGTTTGTCACGGCACGCCCGGACGGCCGGCAACTGTGGGTCAACTTCGCCTACCCGGACAACGATCGCGTGCAGGTCATCGACACCCAGACCCACGCCATCGTCGCCGACCTGCGACCGGGGCCGGCGGTGCTGCACATGGAATTTACCGCAAGGGGTGACCAGCTGTGGCTGTCCGCACGAGATGGCGCTGAGGTGCAAGTCTGGGACCCTTATCGCCTCGAACGCCTGGGCAGCCTGCCGGCCCTTAGCCCCAGCGGCATTTTCTTCAGCAGCCGCGCACACAAACCGGGGTACTGA